A window of Peromyscus eremicus chromosome 7, PerEre_H2_v1, whole genome shotgun sequence contains these coding sequences:
- the LOC131915641 gene encoding KH domain-containing protein 3-like yields MAAFKSFKSLVQLQHQEGTLFKVVGDSSKVPKWFHPEHLDDPETVYVDAWLVEKMFGKDGEYIPHVECVTRTVLHVNQWNPEEEAEILIFGPPDYQKDVSQMIWNLVDYFCKQVIQEEDCSQETETQCLPVAVREAATQPAPVENTEAATHLAPVKEADATQLAPVEDTDAVTQLGPVAVHEEASEAVTIHTMAARKSFKSFVQLQQQEGNSFKVVGDSSKLPEWFHPYQLDDPETVYVDAWLVEKMFGKDGEYIPHVECVTRTVLHVNQWNPEGEAEILIFGPPDYQKDVSQLIWNLADYFCKQVIQKEHCSQETKTRRLPVRVRESASQLPPWRLLRPPPNWRLPWRSLSQHPQPSPVENAEAATQLAAVEVRVAATQQASVEVPEAAPHLSPVEDAEDAHQLSPVQDAEAATQVSPVEHAEAATQQSPVEDAEAAIQLALVGDAEAFTDMSPLEDAEAFTQLAPVEVGDAATQLGPVAVHEEASEGATMHTEVHQDVTKPSAIEVCEAATPPSSTLWSSLWWFLPGVGVGEGQGCGDVPREST; encoded by the exons ATGGCCGCCTTCAAGAGCTTTAAGTCGCTCGTCCAGCTGCAACACCAAGAAGGGACTTTATTTAAAGTGGTCGGAGACTCTAGCAAGGTGCCCAAGTGGTTCCATCCCGAGCATCTGGATGATCCAGAAACAGTGTACGTGGATGCTTGGCTCGTGGAAAAGATGTTTG GTAAGGATGGAGAGTACATCCCGCATGTGGAGTGTGTGACACGTACCGTGCTTCACGTGAACCAGTGGAACCCTGAAGAGGAAGCTGAGATTTTGATATTCGGGCCTCCTGATTACCAAAAGGACGTTTCCCAGATGATCTGGAACTTGGTTGACTATTTCTGCAAGCAAGTAATACAAG AGGAGGACTGTTCTCAAGAAACTGAGACCCAGTGTCTTCCTGTGGCCGTTCGGGAGGCTGCCACCCAGCCGGCTCCGGTTGAGAACACTGAGGCTGCCACCCACCTGGCTCCTGTGAAGGAAGCTGATGCCACCCAGCTGGCTCCTGTGGAGGACACTGATGCCGTCACCCAGCTGGGTCCTGTGGCGGTCCATGAGGAGGCTAGTGAAGCTGTCACCATTCACAC TATGGCCGCCCGGAAGAGCTTTAAGTCGTTCGTCCAGCTGCAACAGCAAGAAGGGAATTCATTTAAAGTGGTCGGAGACTCTAGCAAGCTGCCCGAGTGGTTCCATCCCTATCAGCTGGATGATCCAGAAACAGTGTACGTGGATGCTTGGCTCGTGGAAAAGATGTTTG GTAAGGATGGAGAGTACATCCCGCATGTGGAGTGTGTGACACGTACCGTGCTTCACGTGAACCAGTGGAACCCTGAAGGAGAAGCTGAGATTTTGATATTCGGGCCTCCTGATTACCAAAAGGACGTTTCCCAGTTGATCTGGAACTTGGCTGACTATTTCTGCAAGCAAGTAATACAAA AGGAGCACTGTTCTCAAGAGACTAAGACCCGGCGTCTTCCTGTGAGGGTTCGGGAGTCTGCCTCCCAGCTGCCTCCGTGGAGATTGCTGAGGCCGCCACCCAACTGGCGGCTCCCCTGGAGGTCCCTGAGTCAGCACCCCCAGCCGTCTCCGGTGGAGAACGCTGAGGCTGCCACCCAGCTGGCTGCGGTTGAGGTCCGTGTTGCTGCCACCCAGCAGGCTTCCGTGGAGGTCCCTGAGGCTGCCCCCCATCTGTCTCCCGTGGAGGATGCCGAGGATGCCCACCAGCTGTCTCCGGTGCAGGATGCAGAGGCTGCCACCCAGGTGTCTCCGGTTGAGCACGCCGAGGCTGCCACCCAGCAGTCTCCCGTGGAGGACGCTGAGGCTGCCATCCAGCTGGCTCTTGTGGGTGACGCTGAGGCTTTCACTGACATGTCTCCTTTGGAAGACGCTGAGGCTTTCACCCAGCTGGCTCCGGTGGAGGTCGGTGATGCCGCCACTCAGCTGGGTCCTGTGGCGGTCCATGAGGAGGCTAGTGAAGGTGCCACCATGCACACTGAAGTCCATCAAGATGTCACTAAGCCGTCTGCCATTGAAGTCTGTGAGGCTGCCACCCCCCCTAGCAGCACTCTGTGGAGTTCTCTGTGGTGGTTCTTGccaggggtgggtgtgggtgaggGTCAGGGTTGTGGGGATGTACCAAGAGAGAGTACCTAG